TACTATTATGATAGTAAAAAACCGAAGGTTTGTCAATAGATTTTTATTTTTTATATGACAAATTCTTATTTTATTAAAATTATCTCCAAATCCAAGATAGATTAATTGTAATTTTTCCATAATTATATTTTTTATTATTGAAAATTACTTTAATTATTGCTACAATATTTTTGGCTTAATATACTGGAGCAAAGCTATTTATTGTAGAAGGGAGGAACTTTGACTTTATTTATTTATCTATAATATGAATGAAACAAGCAAAAGGAGAATTAGAAATGAAACAAAAACAACTTACCAAACCAATTATTACGACAATCGATTTATTCTTCTTTGTTAAGTAAAATGAAAAATCTTATGTGAAAATCGTTTTATCCTGACTAGAATAAATAGAAAAACTATTCCAATAGCATCACTAAAAGTTGATAGCTTATTTTTTAATTTATTTGTGGTTCGATCACCTATTTACTAACAACAGAATCTGTAATGCGTAATAAAAATTAATATTCCTTTTAAAATTTATATAAATCTAGATCAAAGTTATCGATTAAAAAATGTCTCCTTAAAAATTGTGTTTTTTCAATATTATTCTTTATGTTATTCAAAAATAAGTTAAATAAATTTTCAAATTAGTGGTTGACAATCTGTTTTTCGTCTGCTATACTAACAGCAGAAAGAATAAATTCGATTCAGAGGAGATCAAACGTTATGACAATGCAAAATAATAATTTTGTCTTTACATATTATTATTTTAACTGGGCTTACTTTTTTAGCGCAGGTAATTTGTGTTGTCATAAGTTAGAAAACCGATAATTGATTTATCCAAAATAGATGGAGCGGAAATCAGGTTGATAGCTTTTGACAGCTATCAACCTTTTTTGTTGCACAACTTATTATCTGCCAAATAAATGCCTGGGGAGATAATAAGTTGTAAAAACTCCCCTTAAGAATGAGGAGGAGTAAACAATGAAAACCGCAGTTATGACGAAAGGATTGTTACCAATGATTGTTATCTTAAAAGAAGGCGCACCAAAAGACCATGTAAACCATTTACTCAACGATTTGACCCAATTGGGACTAAAAACTGATGTCATCAAAGGGGAACACAAACAGATTATCACCTTAATTGGTGACACCACCAAAGTGGATATCGAAAACCTGATGGCACGCCAGGTTGTAGAAAATGTACGCCGTGTATCCGAACCATACAAGGCTGCCAATAGAAAATTTCATCCAGACGATACCATCATAACAGTGGGTAACCAAAAAATTGGGCAAGGCTACTTTACTGTAATGTCCGGACCTTGTTCTGTCGAAACAGAAGAACAAATCGTTGAGGTTGCGGAACGTGTAAAAGCCGCAGGGGCAAATTTCCTGCGTGGGGGCGCATTCAAACCCCGTACTTCCCCATACTCTTTCCAGGGATTAGGTGCGACAGGGTTAGAATTGCTGTTAAAAGCAAAAAAGGCTACCGGTCTACAGATTGTCACTGAAATTATGAGTTTACGGGATATTGACCTATTCGCCGATGTAGATATTATCCAGGTTGGCGCCCGCAACATGCAGAACTTTGAGCTATTAAAAGAATTGGGCCACTGCAATAAACCAATCCTGTTAAAACGTGGTTTGGCAAATACCATTGAAGAATGGCTGATGAGCGCGGAATACATTATGGCTGGTGGCAACACCAATGTAATTATGTGCGAACGTGGTATCCGCACCTACGAAACAATGACAAGAAATACCCTGGATATATCCGCAGTTCCTCTATTAAAACAGGTTTCCCATCTTCCTGTCATCGTTGACCCAAGCCATGCAACTGGTTTGACTTCTTTGGTAAAACCATTGTCGAAAGCCGCAATTGCCGCTGGCGCTGACGGTGTTATGATTGAAGTACATAACTGCCCAAGCAAAGCACTATCCGACGGTGCACAATCCCTGACTCCTGACCAATTTGATAATGTAATGGAAAGCATCAAACGTCAGTTGGAGTTTGAAGGAAAAACCCTATTAAAAGCATAAGGAGTAAGATATGAACATTCTTATCGTTGGATTGGGTTTAATTGGAGGAAGCTTTTGCCGTACCATAAAAAAACATACGACAGATACTGTGTTAGGAATGGATATTGACCAAAATACGGTTAATCAAGCAGTGGAATCAGGCGCGATCGACCGCCAGGCAAACTTTGAAGATATTTCCATTGCGGATTTAACTTTTGTTTGCCTCTATCCTCAACAAACCATTGATTTTATAACAGAACATGCTTCTCAGTTTAAACCTGGCAGTGTAGTTGCGGATACTTGTGGAATCAAAAACCGAATTGTCAGCAATTGCGAAAAAGCCCTTTTACCCTATGGTGTCCACTTTGTTGGTATCCACCCAATGGCTGGCCGCGAATTTTCTGGTTTCTCCTATTCTACGGATAGTCTGTTCCAAGGGGCGAGTTTTATTGTAACTGCTTCCAAACAATCCAATCCAGATGCGGTAAATCTGGTAACGGATTTGGCGGTCCGGATGGGGTTCGGGGAAATTGTGCGGACATCGCCAGAGCAGCATGACAAAATTATTGCTTTTACTTCTCAGCTAGCCCATGTTGTTTCTAACGCTTATATGAAAAGCCCTACCGCTTTATATGAGCGTGGATTTACTGGAGGAAGTTTCCAGGATTTAACCCGTGTCGCTATGTTAAACGATAAAATGTGGACGGAGTTATTCTGGTTGAACAAGGAACCATTGCTCTATGAAATCAATACGATCATTGCCCACCTCTCCCAATACCGAGACGCTTTATTAACAGGTGATCTTGCTACCTTGCAACGTTTACTTTATGAGGGTAGCGAGCTAAAAAAACAGGATTTAAAGGCCAACGGAAAAATCAAATGAAACAGTTTACAATTACAAAAGTAAAATTTGATGATTTACCGAAAATTTTCGCAATACAAAAACTTGATTTTGCTGAAGAAGCAGAGCACTGCCGGATTTTTTAATATACAGCCATTGACAGAAACATTGCAAGAAGTAGAACAGCAATACCAAAAGGGAACTGTCATCTTGGAAGCAGTAAATCATATCCAAACAATAATTGGTTCCATCCGTGGTAGATTGGAAAATGATACAGGATATGTAAGTAAATTATCTATTCACCCAGCATCACAAAATCAGGGGGTAGGTTCTTTCCTACTACACCACTTGGAGCTTTATTCCCCAACTGTAATTTTTCCTTATTTACCAATAAAGATAATCCAAAGAACCTTGCTTTTTACTAATCCAACGGGTTTTATCTTACTGATAAAAAACAAGAAGTCTTTTCTGTTACTCTTATAAAACGCTATAAACCAAAACTACTTTTATCCAGATAATTTCTTTCGATATGAAACAAAAATCTGTCAATGTATTTAAACAGTTATCTTCTTTCCTTAATAATCCAGATAAATAACATCAAATAAAGTGTGCAAAACTTTAAAGCAAATGAAAAAGCTACTATGTTTTTTACATAGTAGCTTTTTCTTAATTTTTCTATTCAACGGTAATTCCTAGGTTCCACTTATGTTCTCCCCAATAGGCATATTGCAAATTAGAATTTTCCGCTCTGATAACATATAACGAATCAATACCTATATTGTCTGGATCAGTGGTATCTTTCGTAAATTGTTTGATTGCAAAACGATATTGAGCTTTATCTGTTTCTACATCATAAGTGGAGAGTATGAATTTCCATTCACCTGTCTGATCCCTGCTTGCATCAGCACCTCCTCCACCCCAATCATCATAGGAAACCATTTCTCCCTGAAAAAAATCAAATAAAGCAATAGCGTCTTTTTCAAAATTCTCTGAACTTTCTACTGCGTTTTTGGAAAACAATGTTTTTAAGGAATCGGTATCCCGGTTTTGTACTGCTTCTATCATTTGTTCAAAGTTACGATTCGCAACCTCTGTGTCAGTGTCAAAAAGACGTTCCATTAAGTGAGGTCCTCTCAAAGAGCATGAACTGGAAAAAAGCACTAAAATACAGGCAAATAAAAATACACTTATCTTTTTCATAACAAGATATCCAATTTATGAGATTTCATTTACCATCAATTTAACCTTCCGGTTGGATCTCTATCTGAGAACTGGAAGATTCCATAGTATCATCTTCTGTATAAATATTTGTTTGATTAGAAGATGTCTCATCTGTTTGAGTATTTTCAGTTTCCTCACTCTGTCCCTGGGAGGAAGAATTACTAGCATCTGTTGAACTTGTTGTTTCTGTGGAAGATGTATTTTCTTTTACCTGCTCCATCCCTACGATATAAAACTGGTTCTTCTCATCTGATTTTAACTGGTATTCTACATATTTGAATGGTTCCTCCGTGTGGTTCCCTTTCAAATTACTACCCCAAGCATTATTCTGGGCAATATATCCCACCTTAATTAGATACATGCCCTCTGATTTTGTTATTTTTTCTACTTTAGGGCTATAATTTTGGAACTGAATCTCTTTTGGAACCATATACATCTTGGTATCTGGAGAATATTCAAAAATATATTCATTATCAGTAACCGCTACATTTTGATAGGTAATATCATTTCCAAATAACTTTTTGACATGGGATTCTACATCAACCGCTGGAATATAAATGGAAAAATCATCACTTGCGTACTCGGATTGGTCAGCGTTTAAAATAATATCCCATAACGCCGCAGAAACAATAGTGGAATCCCCCAGTTTATTCATATCATCTACTGGTGCAGGGTCTAGCATCACAACGGGAGTTAAAAATTGTTCAAATTTTGCAATTTCTTTTTGATTGGTCGCAACATCGCCAATTACATCAACCAGTTTTATTCCTGTCACGATTACTCCGATTACTGCAAAAATACCAATAATACCACCAAAAACCACATTTTTATCCATATGGCGCAAACCATTCCAAAATTTTTTCATGGCTAATACAAATTTATTTGGTCCATTATGATACTGCTGTTCTTCCTCCACAGGTGCCGTCAATACAGCCTTTGGCATTTCTTTTTTGGAGGATTCCGCCTTATCTAGGGTTTCTGTTTCCTGTGGTACAGGTTGCTCTACTGGAGCCTGTTTCACATCTTGGTTTTGATCCTTCTGCTTACTCATATAAGTATCCTCCTGCTTTATTTATCGAACCTGTCCTGTTCCATGGATAATATATTTAATCGTAGTCAGTTCAGGGAGCCCCATAGGACCTCTTGCATGAAGTTTTTGGGTAGAAATACCTATTTCCGCACCAAAGCCAAACTCACCGCCATCGGTAAAACGGGTAGAAGCATTGACATAAACAGCAGCGGAATCCACCTGTGCTGTAAATTTTTCAGATGCTGGTAAAGAATTGGTGATAATCGCTTCCGAATGTCCTGTAGAATAGGTTTGAATGTGGGAGATTGCCTGGTCAATATCTTGTACCACACGCACTGACATTTTATAATCCAAATACTCAGTAGCATAATCCTCTTCGGTTGCTGGAAATACACTTTCTCCTAAAATTCGTATTGTTTCTGGACAACCAAATAGCTGTACAGATTTTTCATCTAATTTTTGTTTTACCATTGGTAAAAATTTTTCCGCAATTTCCTTATGTACCAATAGGCTCTCAGCTGCGTTGCATACAGATGGACGGCTGGTTTTTGCGTTGTACACAATTTCAGCAGCCATTTCCAAATCTGCATCTTGATCCACATAGATATGGCAGTTTCCTGTACCGGTTTCGATAACAGGGACAGTAGCGTTTTGTACCACAGCTTGAATCAGTCCAGAACCCCCTCTAGGAATCAGTACATCCAAATAGCCATTTAGTTTCATTAATTGAGTGGAACTTTCTCGGGAAGTATCCGTAACCAGCTGAATAATATCTTTGGGAAATCCAGCTTGTTCTACCGCTTCTCGCATTAAGTCCACCAGTACCGTATTAGATTGGATCGCTTCTTTTCCACCACGCAAAATTACAGCATTTCCTGCTTTTAAGCAAAGAGTCGCAGCATCTACTGACACATTGGGACGGGATTCAAATATAATTCCAATTACCCCCATTGGAACACGCACTTTTGTCATTTTCAATCCATTTGGACGAGTAAATCCAGTTTCTACAACACCAGTAGGATCCTCTAACTGGATTAACTCCCTTACTGCATTTGCCATGGAATGAATTCGAGCTTCATTCAATAATAATCGGTCAATCATTGTTTCTGGAATTCCCATGGAACGGGCAGTTTCAATATCCTGCTGATTTTTTTCCATAATCAGCACAACGGATTGATCCAGTTTCTCGGCAATCAACTGTAAAGCTTCATTCTTTTTTTGTGTGGAAGCAGTATTGATGATGCTGGACACTGCTTTCGCATTTTTTCCTAATTGTTCAACCATAACCATCCTCCATCTCTATTTTACTGATGATTTACTGGGAAATAGGTCCCTACTTTTTGTCCTTCTATTACTTGATACAACAAATCCGGTTTTTCCCCATTAATAATAAACATTGGGATTCCCGCTTCTGTTGCGATTTCCGCCGCGTGAATTTTCGTAATCATTCCGCCAGTTCCCAAAGAACTGCCTCGTCCTCCCGCAATTTCACGGATATGGTCATCAATAATATCTACTTGTTTAATTAATTGTGCTTCTGGATATTTGGCAGGATTCTTGTCGTACAATCCATCAATATCAGTAAGTAATACCAGTAAATCCGCTTTTGCTATCTTCGCTACAATAGCGGATAAGGTATCGTTGTCACCAAATTCAATTTCTTCGGTAGAAACCGTATCATTTTCATTAATAATTGGAATTGCGTTATATTGCAGCAACGCATTTAACGTGTTTAACACATTTACTTCACGCCTGCCACCGTCAATAATATATTTTGTAAGCAATAACTGAGAAACAATGTGATTATATTCCCCAAACAATTTATCATATACATACATTAATTCACACTGGCCAATTGCAGCACATGCCTGTTTGGAAGGAATATCAGCAGGACGTTGTTTTAACCCCAATTTTCCAGAACCAACCCCTATGGAACCAGAAGAAACTAGAATAATCTCTTTTCCAGCATTTTTTAAATCGGAAAGCACTTTTACCAGATGTTCCACATGACGGATATTCAACATACCTGTGGGATGTGCTAAAGTGGAGGTACCTACTTTTACGACAATTCTTTGTATATTTTTGGTATTTGCCATTTCAATTACCCCTTAAAAATTTCTATATCCGATTTATTATAGCATAATTTGACGTAATAGAAAAGGTTAATTTTATAAACTTTCCGCCAGTACCTCCCGTTTGGCATGTTCAATCTGATATTTTGCAAATAATGCTAGTTCTACTGATAGATAAGGAATAACAAAAATAATAGGGATAAATATTACACACAACACCAATAATGGAACCATACAAATCAATAACATAATTAATTGGAACCGTTCCCCTTTCATCATACAGGAAGAAAGCCGGATCATTTGTGCTATTTTCAAAGAACTATCTTCTACAAATAAAAACCCCACCAAATAGTATTTAGAACAAACATAAATAAAAAAGATTAATCCTGTAAATAACAATAGCCAAGTAAATCCTAGCATGACCCAATAAATATAAGCACTATAATAGCCAGAAGACTGATAAAACCACGCTAAAGAATACATAGCACAGGCAGGTAATAAAGATACAATCAAATATCCCAACATTCGGAAAAAAACAGATAAGATAATACCAATACTGTGAAAATAGCGTTTTGCGCTGGTATAAAAATAAAACACCAAGGCAATGGGGGAATTCTCACCGGAAGCCACTGCATATGCCCATTTAATACTGCCAAACCAAATAGGAGATACCAAAAATAGCGAAACAATTCCCACAATCAAGAGGGTAATCAGATGGGCTATTGCATCATAGTGGCCATTGGTAATCCATTTTTGTACAGCAGTAATAGAACTAAACAAATTTTTGTATCCGGAACTGGATAAAAAAGTATATGTTGTTTTTTCTACTAATAATAACAAAAGATGGATACTTAGGAAAACCAGCCCAATGGCAATCCCTTTACTCCAGTTTGCCTGTAAAGCGCGTCCGGTATTCCTTCTGATATGGCTGTTTACCGTCATTCTATCACTTCCATTCTATTCGATTTCTTCATTCTGTTCCTCTACATCCCAAAAACTATATTCCTGAATAGAAGAAAAACCATCTTCTAAGGTAGAATAAGGAATTGGATCATATACCTCAAAAAACTGGTCCCTCATCCAAAGCTGGGTGTAAGTCATTACAGTATAGCCTTTTCCACTTTCTGTCTGCCACTCTAACTCTCCACGTTGTGGCAAACCATAGGCGGCTAACAGTGCCGCAATCACACCTCCATGAGTAATTAATGCCGCACTAGTAATATCATTTTGCATCATATCCATAAAAATTTGATTGATACCAAATTCCAGTCTTTTTTGGAACTGTTCTTTACTTTCTCCTTGAGGCGGGGCAGTGTCCATATCACCTTCCATCCATTCTTGAAAAGCGGCATCCTCTTTTAGTTGTTCCAAACTTTGGTTCTCAAATACACCAAAATCATATTCTTTTAAAGCATCCACTTTTTGTAGAAAAGTATCCGGATAAATAATGTCTGCCGTTTCTACTGCACGTTTTAAAGGGCTACAATATACTTTTTGTACATGTGGATATTCACAGGTATCTACCAAGGTTTCAATCTCTTCCCTTCCCTGTTCGCAAAGAGGTAAATCTGTAGAACCAATATATTTTCCTTCTAAATTTCCCTGTGTAATTCCATGGCGAATCATGTAAAGCTTAAAGGTTTTCATGTCAACTAAATCTCCTATTCCACTAAATATTGTATATCTTGTTTCTTTTATCTACTATAGTTTAATGTCAATAGACAAAATGCCCAAAAACAGCACCGACATTTTTTCTAAAAAACTATGTTTTTTCTTCAAAAATTCCTTTACAAAAGGTAGCTGGTATACTATAATTTACTATACGTTATCAATTTTGGAGGATAAACTAATGAATTCAGAATTTCCAAGAATTTTGACCTTACTTCGCAAAGAGAAAGGAATCAGCCAAAAACAGGCTGCACAAGAACTGGGAGTATCCCAGGCATTATTATCCCACTATGAAAAAGGAATCCGTGAATGCGGTTTAGCCTTTGTTGTAAAAGCTGCTGATTTTTACCATGTGTCCTGCGATTTTTTATTGGGCAGGTCTCCTGAACGGCAAGGTACCACTTTAACCATGGAAGAACTTCCAGATGCCGCTGAAAAAAAAGAACTTCCTAACCCCAAAACACTGGCCGCAGTATATAACAAAAAATTACTGTTCAGTTCTATGAATATTCTATTCGATTTATTAGCAAAATCAGAAAATAAAACACTGATTAACGAAGCATCTTCTTTTATGACGCTAAGTGTATACCGGCTGTTCCGTTTGATATTCCAGGCAAATAGAAATAATAATGAAGAAATGTTTATGCTTCCAAAAGAACTGGCAACAGCAAAGGCACAATCCGCCATGCTGCTAAATGAAGCAGTTATCTCCGCAATTACTACGGGTGCGCTTCCAAAAGAACTGGAACAAATCAGCAACAAAGACAAGCTTGCTATCTCGATGGAGGTTTTAGACCAGCGTTACCCTGCGGATAAATCGGCTCTGTTAAACCTCATAAAAAATTGCGAACACAAATTGTCAGAAGAATAAAATCTTGTATTATTGTACCATTTCTTGTATCAGAAATAAAGGTGTAAATTGTTAAAAACAAAAGTTTACCTTTGAGGATACTTCCTCAAGGGTTTTTTATTGCGATTTTTCCAATCATAAAGCAGACATTTCATTCATACCTATAGCAGTAAGAAATGTTGTCCACCAAGGATGGAGGAATGAATGTGAAATGGTTGGAATTTATGAACCGTGATTTATCTGAGCCCACTCCAATAA
This is a stretch of genomic DNA from Clostridium facile. It encodes these proteins:
- the aroF gene encoding 3-deoxy-7-phosphoheptulonate synthase is translated as MIVILKEGAPKDHVNHLLNDLTQLGLKTDVIKGEHKQIITLIGDTTKVDIENLMARQVVENVRRVSEPYKAANRKFHPDDTIITVGNQKIGQGYFTVMSGPCSVETEEQIVEVAERVKAAGANFLRGGAFKPRTSPYSFQGLGATGLELLLKAKKATGLQIVTEIMSLRDIDLFADVDIIQVGARNMQNFELLKELGHCNKPILLKRGLANTIEEWLMSAEYIMAGGNTNVIMCERGIRTYETMTRNTLDISAVPLLKQVSHLPVIVDPSHATGLTSLVKPLSKAAIAAGADGVMIEVHNCPSKALSDGAQSLTPDQFDNVMESIKRQLEFEGKTLLKA
- a CDS encoding prephenate dehydrogenase; translated protein: MNILIVGLGLIGGSFCRTIKKHTTDTVLGMDIDQNTVNQAVESGAIDRQANFEDISIADLTFVCLYPQQTIDFITEHASQFKPGSVVADTCGIKNRIVSNCEKALLPYGVHFVGIHPMAGREFSGFSYSTDSLFQGASFIVTASKQSNPDAVNLVTDLAVRMGFGEIVRTSPEQHDKIIAFTSQLAHVVSNAYMKSPTALYERGFTGGSFQDLTRVAMLNDKMWTELFWLNKEPLLYEINTIIAHLSQYRDALLTGDLATLQRLLYEGSELKKQDLKANGKIK
- a CDS encoding GNAT family N-acetyltransferase; its protein translation is MIYRKFSQYKNLILLKKQSTAGFFNIQPLTETLQEVEQQYQKGTVILEAVNHIQTIIGSIRGRLENDTGYVSKLSIHPASQNQGVGSFLLHHLELYSPTVIFPYLPIKIIQRTLLFTNPTGFILLIKNKKSFLLLL
- a CDS encoding DUF5104 domain-containing protein, which codes for MERLFDTDTEVANRNFEQMIEAVQNRDTDSLKTLFSKNAVESSENFEKDAIALFDFFQGEMVSYDDWGGGGADASRDQTGEWKFILSTYDVETDKAQYRFAIKQFTKDTTDPDNIGIDSLYVIRAENSNLQYAYWGEHKWNLGITVE
- a CDS encoding glutamate-5-semialdehyde dehydrogenase — protein: MVMVEQLGKNAKAVSSIINTASTQKKNEALQLIAEKLDQSVVLIMEKNQQDIETARSMGIPETMIDRLLLNEARIHSMANAVRELIQLEDPTGVVETGFTRPNGLKMTKVRVPMGVIGIIFESRPNVSVDAATLCLKAGNAVILRGGKEAIQSNTVLVDLMREAVEQAGFPKDIIQLVTDTSRESSTQLMKLNGYLDVLIPRGGSGLIQAVVQNATVPVIETGTGNCHIYVDQDADLEMAAEIVYNAKTSRPSVCNAAESLLVHKEIAEKFLPMVKQKLDEKSVQLFGCPETIRILGESVFPATEEDYATEYLDYKMSVRVVQDIDQAISHIQTYSTGHSEAIITNSLPASEKFTAQVDSAAVYVNASTRFTDGGEFGFGAEIGISTQKLHARGPMGLPELTTIKYIIHGTGQVR
- the proB gene encoding glutamate 5-kinase, with the translated sequence MANTKNIQRIVVKVGTSTLAHPTGMLNIRHVEHLVKVLSDLKNAGKEIILVSSGSIGVGSGKLGLKQRPADIPSKQACAAIGQCELMYVYDKLFGEYNHIVSQLLLTKYIIDGGRREVNVLNTLNALLQYNAIPIINENDTVSTEEIEFGDNDTLSAIVAKIAKADLLVLLTDIDGLYDKNPAKYPEAQLIKQVDIIDDHIREIAGGRGSSLGTGGMITKIHAAEIATEAGIPMFIINGEKPDLLYQVIEGQKVGTYFPVNHQ
- a CDS encoding DUF975 family protein, translated to MTVNSHIRRNTGRALQANWSKGIAIGLVFLSIHLLLLLVEKTTYTFLSSSGYKNLFSSITAVQKWITNGHYDAIAHLITLLIVGIVSLFLVSPIWFGSIKWAYAVASGENSPIALVFYFYTSAKRYFHSIGIILSVFFRMLGYLIVSLLPACAMYSLAWFYQSSGYYSAYIYWVMLGFTWLLLFTGLIFFIYVCSKYYLVGFLFVEDSSLKIAQMIRLSSCMMKGERFQLIMLLICMVPLLVLCVIFIPIIFVIPYLSVELALFAKYQIEHAKREVLAESL
- a CDS encoding histidine phosphatase family protein, whose translation is MKTFKLYMIRHGITQGNLEGKYIGSTDLPLCEQGREEIETLVDTCEYPHVQKVYCSPLKRAVETADIIYPDTFLQKVDALKEYDFGVFENQSLEQLKEDAAFQEWMEGDMDTAPPQGESKEQFQKRLEFGINQIFMDMMQNDITSAALITHGGVIAALLAAYGLPQRGELEWQTESGKGYTVMTYTQLWMRDQFFEVYDPIPYSTLEDGFSSIQEYSFWDVEEQNEEIE
- a CDS encoding helix-turn-helix domain-containing protein, producing the protein MNSEFPRILTLLRKEKGISQKQAAQELGVSQALLSHYEKGIRECGLAFVVKAADFYHVSCDFLLGRSPERQGTTLTMEELPDAAEKKELPNPKTLAAVYNKKLLFSSMNILFDLLAKSENKTLINEASSFMTLSVYRLFRLIFQANRNNNEEMFMLPKELATAKAQSAMLLNEAVISAITTGALPKELEQISNKDKLAISMEVLDQRYPADKSALLNLIKNCEHKLSEE